A single genomic interval of Parvularcula marina harbors:
- a CDS encoding FAD-dependent oxidoreductase: MPSSDYNVAIIGAGPVGLFSALRLSNLGVSCVVLEAENELPEDLRASTFHPPTLDILEDAGIADRLIAQGRVCPTWQIRQHPDHDYVEFDLSVLSEDTRHPYRLQCEQSRLCKLLLKEVLERENIDVKFGYRLTDLTQDDTRVSLAFETSDGVETLEARYVIGADGSRSQVRQALNFPFEGLTYPETTILATTRFPFEEHLPNLSGINYVWKEGGTFSLLHLPDLWRCSLYPDADEDIEDALKPESIQRKLQEIVPNEDGYEVEDTRRYRIHMRIVDDYRNGRVILAGDAAHINSPSGGMGMNGGLHDAWFLTQALHEVDQGAPIERLDRYTRQRRPVAEEQILKQADANRKRMQERNPERRSEMFAQLKEKVSSRDTLHAHLLHSSMIAGWRQSMAID; encoded by the coding sequence ATGCCATCTTCTGATTATAATGTAGCGATCATCGGCGCAGGCCCTGTCGGACTGTTCTCGGCGCTCCGGCTCTCCAATCTCGGCGTTTCCTGCGTTGTTCTGGAGGCGGAAAATGAGCTGCCCGAAGATTTGCGCGCCTCGACCTTTCACCCGCCAACATTGGATATTCTTGAAGATGCCGGCATTGCGGATCGGTTGATTGCGCAAGGCCGTGTCTGCCCGACATGGCAGATCAGGCAGCATCCCGACCATGATTACGTGGAATTCGATCTCAGTGTCCTGAGCGAGGACACCCGTCACCCCTATCGCCTGCAATGCGAGCAATCACGCCTTTGCAAGCTGCTTTTGAAAGAGGTGCTTGAGCGCGAAAATATCGATGTGAAATTCGGCTATCGCCTGACGGACCTGACGCAGGATGACACCAGAGTGTCGTTGGCGTTCGAAACATCCGATGGCGTGGAGACGCTTGAAGCCCGCTATGTCATCGGCGCGGATGGATCGCGCAGCCAGGTCCGGCAGGCATTGAACTTCCCATTTGAAGGGCTGACCTATCCGGAAACGACCATCCTCGCGACCACGCGTTTTCCGTTCGAGGAGCATTTACCGAACCTTTCCGGCATCAATTATGTCTGGAAAGAAGGCGGCACATTCAGCCTCCTCCACCTGCCGGATCTGTGGCGGTGCAGTCTTTATCCTGATGCGGACGAAGATATCGAAGACGCGCTCAAGCCTGAATCAATTCAGCGAAAGCTGCAGGAAATCGTTCCCAATGAAGACGGATACGAAGTCGAAGATACCCGGCGCTATCGCATCCACATGCGTATCGTTGATGATTATCGCAACGGCCGCGTGATCCTCGCCGGAGATGCTGCACATATCAACAGCCCAAGCGGCGGCATGGGAATGAATGGCGGCCTGCATGACGCATGGTTCCTCACCCAAGCCCTGCACGAAGTTGATCAGGGTGCCCCCATTGAACGACTCGACAGGTATACGCGCCAGCGCCGTCCCGTCGCCGAAGAGCAGATCCTGAAACAGGCAGATGCGAACCGGAAAAGGATGCAGGAGCGCAATCCCGAACGCCGCAGCGAGATGTTCGCGCAACTCAAAGAAAAAGTCAGTAGCCGAGACACCCTTCATGCGCACCTGCTTCATTCTTCCATGATCGCAGGCTGGCGCCAGTCGATGGCGATCGACTGA
- a CDS encoding maleate cis-trans isomerase family protein, with translation MPDRVYDYGRNARIGVATPQANPTVEAEFSVLYPRAVSIQASRLVSKAANPLARLTAYFEELEDTLGTYGGMHLSAFGFACTGSSYLVGAEREDQACKKLSEQFGYPVETAARAILARLKAENINRITIVMPYPQPLVEAAVAYWRSRDLEVVSAHRVETRTADTTTIYELTSQDATEALKPLDTENTDAILLSGTGMPTLACIAGSKKNLPVLSSNYCLAWRLLELAGASDLISEDGLDISGWEARLAECVP, from the coding sequence ATGCCGGATCGGGTCTATGATTACGGTCGGAATGCGCGCATCGGTGTCGCCACGCCGCAGGCAAACCCCACCGTCGAAGCAGAATTCAGTGTGCTCTATCCGCGCGCTGTGTCCATTCAGGCGAGCCGCCTTGTCAGTAAAGCTGCCAATCCCCTCGCCCGTCTCACGGCTTATTTCGAGGAGCTTGAAGACACGCTCGGCACCTATGGCGGCATGCATTTGTCAGCCTTCGGATTTGCCTGCACCGGAAGCTCATACCTTGTTGGCGCAGAGCGTGAAGATCAGGCATGTAAAAAGCTCTCTGAGCAATTCGGCTATCCAGTAGAAACCGCAGCCAGAGCCATTCTTGCCCGCCTGAAAGCCGAAAACATCAACCGCATCACTATCGTCATGCCCTATCCCCAGCCGTTGGTGGAGGCGGCCGTCGCTTATTGGCGCAGCCGGGATCTGGAAGTTGTCAGTGCACATCGCGTGGAAACCCGCACCGCGGACACAACGACGATTTACGAGTTGACCAGCCAAGATGCGACCGAGGCGCTGAAACCCCTTGATACGGAGAACACGGACGCCATTCTGTTAAGCGGGACCGGCATGCCGACACTCGCTTGCATCGCAGGCTCCAAGAAAAACCTGCCCGTTCTGTCCTCGAATTATTGTCTTGCCTGGCGCTTGCTTGAACTCGCAGGCGCATCCGACCTGATTTCAGAGGACGGTTTGGACATCAGCGGCTGGGAAGCCAGACTTGCGGAATGCGTGCCCTGA
- a CDS encoding GntR family transcriptional regulator codes for MTTAKAKAAGHTPKNQKASFGDGEEGHSRAGVPVYYKLYVLLAQKIRDGELGPGEPLPSESEMTAEYGVSRVTVRKALNQLEKENLVIRRRGARSCVAPREEEPSPPLIRGPIDNLLTRGLAAQAQNLETGWKVPTLHAIEALRLQPNTECFRVVRLRLHDDAPFSYSRVYVAPKTAKPLADIPLGNDPVLVHLERAGFRASCADQSISATLAHDPAASALGVPLGSALIQLRRTVYDADGEPCIYQVSLYRPDKYEYFMRLSRESATMRPQWRHT; via the coding sequence GTGACAACTGCTAAGGCGAAGGCTGCCGGCCACACGCCGAAAAACCAGAAGGCCTCATTTGGCGATGGAGAGGAAGGACATTCGCGCGCAGGCGTGCCTGTCTATTACAAGCTCTATGTTCTGCTGGCCCAGAAGATCCGCGATGGCGAACTTGGGCCGGGAGAGCCGCTACCGTCCGAAAGTGAGATGACGGCCGAATATGGCGTGTCGCGGGTGACGGTGCGCAAGGCGCTCAATCAGCTTGAGAAAGAAAATCTCGTCATCCGCCGTCGCGGTGCGCGCAGTTGCGTGGCCCCGCGGGAAGAAGAGCCCTCGCCGCCGCTGATCAGGGGGCCGATCGACAATCTGCTGACCCGCGGTCTGGCAGCGCAGGCACAAAATCTTGAAACCGGCTGGAAAGTGCCGACCCTCCATGCGATTGAGGCGCTGCGGTTACAACCGAATACGGAATGTTTTCGTGTCGTTCGACTCAGATTGCATGATGATGCGCCGTTTTCCTACAGCCGCGTCTATGTGGCGCCCAAGACGGCAAAACCACTGGCGGATATACCGCTGGGAAATGATCCGGTACTCGTTCATCTAGAAAGGGCCGGGTTTCGCGCCTCCTGCGCGGATCAAAGCATCAGCGCGACTTTGGCGCATGACCCCGCCGCCTCGGCGCTTGGCGTTCCCCTAGGGTCGGCCCTGATCCAGCTTCGCCGGACAGTATATGATGCGGATGGCGAGCCCTGCATTTATCAGGTCAGCCTTTATCGTCCGGACAAGTACGAATATTTCATGCGGCTGTCGCGGGAGAGCGCCACCATGCGCCCGCAATGGCGCCATACCTGA
- a CDS encoding aldehyde dehydrogenase, producing the protein MSDTTGDIAASHKIPALCGNIIGGETYTQGDQIPVICPETDEVVTHAVEADDETLDLAIRTAQETFEQGEWSKASSDHRQKVLFRIADLIEKHQEELAWLETLNIGAPIRQSETRHVTRAVLNFRFFAEYCSQTSGDAYYQQPDYLTVVTREPVGVAALIGPWNAPIALTTMKIAGAIAFGNSCVVKPSEISPLTAFRVTQLLLEAGLPEGVVNLVNGRGGTTGAALSSHDGIDRLSFTGGTATGRAIMSAAGKNLVPVTLELGGKSANIIFDDADYEQALDGSLLGIFSNNGQQCLAGSRILVQRSIFDRFVADFVGRTNNLRMGSSFDRRTEIGPLATKSHFNRVLSFADLAREEGCEILTGGRAADGYSSGYFFEPTVAVTPRNDLRICQEEIFGPFATIQVFDTPEEAWRIANESDFGLVSYVWTSSLETATTAHKAIKAGMVLINTPIVRELRAPFGGFKDSGVGSESGASCEAFYTEQKTTVIPMAKPNLPKLGSEA; encoded by the coding sequence ATGTCCGACACGACCGGCGACATTGCAGCAAGCCACAAGATACCGGCACTTTGCGGAAACATCATCGGCGGGGAAACCTATACGCAGGGCGATCAGATACCCGTTATCTGTCCCGAGACCGACGAAGTCGTCACCCATGCGGTTGAAGCCGATGATGAGACTTTGGATCTCGCTATCAGGACAGCTCAGGAAACCTTCGAACAAGGCGAATGGTCAAAAGCCTCCAGCGATCACCGCCAGAAAGTGCTTTTCCGCATCGCGGACCTGATTGAGAAACATCAGGAAGAGCTGGCTTGGCTTGAGACACTGAATATCGGCGCTCCGATCCGGCAGTCCGAAACACGTCACGTCACCCGCGCTGTCCTGAACTTCAGGTTTTTCGCCGAATACTGCTCACAGACATCCGGTGACGCCTATTATCAGCAGCCAGATTACCTGACGGTGGTCACGCGCGAACCGGTGGGCGTTGCCGCCCTGATCGGTCCATGGAACGCGCCCATCGCCCTGACCACAATGAAAATTGCTGGCGCTATTGCGTTCGGCAATAGCTGCGTCGTGAAGCCATCAGAAATCTCTCCCCTGACGGCCTTTCGCGTTACGCAGCTACTTCTTGAAGCCGGCCTGCCCGAAGGCGTCGTAAATCTCGTGAATGGACGCGGCGGAACCACGGGCGCGGCGCTGTCATCGCATGACGGCATTGACCGATTGTCCTTTACCGGCGGCACCGCCACCGGGCGCGCCATCATGTCCGCCGCAGGCAAGAACCTCGTGCCCGTCACGCTGGAGCTCGGCGGCAAATCCGCGAATATCATTTTCGATGATGCCGATTATGAACAGGCCCTGGACGGATCATTGCTTGGTATTTTCAGCAATAATGGTCAGCAATGCCTCGCAGGTTCACGCATCCTCGTGCAGCGGTCCATTTTCGACCGGTTCGTTGCTGATTTCGTCGGCCGTACGAATAATCTGCGCATGGGATCGTCCTTTGATCGCCGCACGGAAATCGGTCCGCTTGCGACCAAATCCCATTTCAACCGTGTCCTTTCCTTTGCTGACCTTGCGCGCGAAGAGGGGTGCGAGATCCTGACCGGCGGTCGCGCCGCGGATGGATACTCCAGCGGGTATTTCTTCGAGCCGACCGTCGCCGTCACGCCGCGAAATGACCTCCGGATCTGTCAGGAAGAAATCTTCGGCCCCTTCGCCACTATTCAGGTCTTTGACACGCCTGAGGAAGCATGGCGGATCGCCAATGAATCCGACTTTGGCCTTGTCAGCTATGTGTGGACATCAAGCCTTGAGACCGCAACGACCGCCCATAAAGCCATCAAGGCCGGCATGGTGCTGATCAATACGCCCATTGTCCGGGAGCTGCGCGCGCCCTTTGGCGGGTTCAAGGATTCAGGTGTTGGCAGCGAAAGCGGCGCATCCTGCGAAGCTTTCTATACAGAACAAAAAACAACCGTCATTCCCATGGCGAAACCCAATCTGCCGAAGCTTGGATCGGAAGCCTAG
- a CDS encoding MFS transporter: MNKNVTDAPTLNPGEDGQPKVAGAYDPAKALPLLLCIGWGVGTFGISVMFNSVNLLLQRYATDFLGIAAASYGVIYFLSKIYDAITDPLMGAISDRTKSRAGRRRPYLVLGGLVSAAAFIALFNAPSIEETPYAIAIFAGLLILYSTGYTIFNVPYLAMPAEMTTNYLERARLISFRVYAIGFGSLAGLSFAPMLVAMWGGGREGHVMLAWIYGALILIASITCFAATSQARATTNVEKSPLSRAEKLKLIFTNKPFMILVGVKTLHLASLAVTQAAFIYFVVYVLDKGYGALGLLGLANAAGMLVGNPLWYWAAKRLRDKRILYMCASVFAGLVLLSWWFSSASEPMEVTMLRKFLHGITTAGSLLFGQAMLPDAIAHDAQRSGLRREGIFAGIFTTAEKFAFAVGGAITGIFLGLMGYISSTTGATDQPETAIRAIYLCVSVLPATLLFFSVLLLTQYNLSEDQVEAAAR; encoded by the coding sequence GTGAACAAGAATGTGACGGATGCCCCGACGCTGAACCCGGGCGAAGACGGCCAGCCGAAAGTGGCGGGCGCCTACGATCCTGCGAAAGCCCTGCCACTACTATTGTGCATTGGCTGGGGGGTCGGAACATTCGGCATCTCCGTCATGTTCAATTCCGTCAATCTGCTGCTGCAACGCTATGCGACGGATTTTCTCGGCATCGCGGCCGCCTCTTATGGCGTGATCTATTTCCTCTCAAAGATTTACGATGCCATCACCGATCCCCTGATGGGGGCAATCTCCGACCGTACCAAAAGCCGTGCCGGTCGCCGCCGTCCCTATCTCGTTCTTGGCGGCCTCGTTTCCGCCGCAGCCTTCATCGCCCTTTTCAATGCGCCGAGCATTGAGGAAACCCCATATGCGATCGCAATCTTTGCGGGTCTACTGATCTTATATTCGACCGGTTATACGATCTTCAACGTCCCTTATCTCGCCATGCCGGCGGAGATGACGACAAATTATCTCGAACGCGCCCGGCTGATTTCATTTCGTGTGTACGCGATCGGTTTCGGCAGCCTTGCGGGTCTCTCCTTTGCCCCGATGCTGGTTGCCATGTGGGGCGGCGGACGCGAAGGGCATGTCATGCTCGCCTGGATCTATGGCGCATTGATCCTTATCGCGAGCATCACCTGCTTTGCTGCCACCAGTCAGGCGCGCGCAACGACGAACGTAGAGAAATCACCGCTGAGCCGCGCGGAGAAACTCAAACTCATCTTCACGAACAAGCCGTTCATGATCCTTGTTGGTGTCAAGACATTGCACCTTGCGTCTCTCGCCGTAACGCAGGCCGCGTTCATCTACTTTGTCGTCTATGTTCTGGATAAAGGCTATGGCGCGCTCGGCCTCCTCGGCCTTGCCAATGCCGCCGGTATGTTGGTCGGCAACCCTCTGTGGTATTGGGCAGCCAAGAGACTGCGCGACAAACGCATCCTCTATATGTGTGCGTCGGTTTTCGCCGGATTAGTCTTGTTGAGCTGGTGGTTCTCCTCTGCTTCCGAGCCCATGGAAGTCACAATGCTGCGCAAGTTCCTGCATGGCATCACCACGGCGGGGTCGCTTCTCTTCGGTCAGGCCATGCTGCCAGACGCCATCGCTCATGATGCTCAGCGCTCCGGGCTTCGCCGCGAAGGCATCTTCGCCGGGATTTTCACCACCGCAGAGAAGTTCGCTTTCGCAGTGGGCGGAGCAATCACCGGGATTTTCCTTGGCCTGATGGGATATATTTCGTCGACGACAGGTGCAACGGATCAACCAGAAACTGCTATTAGGGCGATCTATCTGTGCGTTTCCGTCCTGCCTGCGACACTGTTGTTCTTCAGCGTCCTGTTGCTGACGCAGTATAATTTGAGCGAAGATCAGGTTGAGGCAGCAGCCAGATAA